The following DNA comes from Anaerostipes rhamnosivorans.
ATTTTAATCTGAGCCGAATTTTATGTCTAATACCTATACTTAATGATGAGGAATGTGTTTTAAGCATTTCTGTTAAAATACTCTTTGGCATGATCGAGAAACGCAGAGGTAGTCTTTGAAAAGATCTGGTGCTTTTTCCATGCCAGAACAGAGCCTAGCTCCAGCTGCGGGGAAAAGGGTACAAAACAAAGAGAGTCAAACTTACTTTCCAATTTAATACAGAGCAAAGCCCCGGCATTTTTTTCTGCCATGATAGCGGCATTGTAGATTAGATTATGCGGCGACCTCAATCTGATCGGCATACTCACCAAACCAGTTAGATAGTTCATTCTGTACAAGCTCCCGTTTCGTAGACAGCAGCGGGATGCCGACAAGATCCTCCGGGTGGATCTCCTTTTTATGAGCCAGCGGGGAGTCCTTACGTACCAGCACTCCCCATTGCTCCTTCTGGGACATACGAATGAACCCGTATTTCCCGATATCCACCGGCTCCAGCAAAAGCCCCAGATCGAGAAGACCTCTCTCTATGCGGTCTTTGATATTGTCCGCATTTCCACTGTATATTTCATAATGGATAAGAGGATATTTATCCCGGAAAGAAACAAGGAACTCCGAAAAACAACCCATGCTGTGGATCTCTCCGCAGCCGATGGCGATGTCTCCGGACAGCTGCCCCTTGTCAGACAGCTCCTGTTTTGTTTTTTCTGCAAGGGAGACCAGCTCCTGGGCTCTGCGCTTTAACAGCATGCCCTCTTCTGTCAGCATGATCTTGTGGCTGCTGCGTTCAAATAACTTCACCCCCAGTTCCTCTTCCAGCTGCATCAGCTGTCTGGAAAGGGTGGGCTGGGTCACATGCAGAAGATTGGCAGCTTTTGTGATATTTTCTTCTCTTGCCACCATCAAAAAATAAGTCAACACACGAAGTTCCATAGTGTTTCCTCCCTTATTTTTCTCTTATAAGCCTGCAGGCTGCTTCAATTTCTCTGTAAAGTCAGCCATGGCCTCAGAAATCTTCAGCTGCTGCGGACAGACCGCCTCACATCCTCTGCACCCGATACAGGCGTCCGGGCGTTTCTCCTCCGGCAGAGCTTCCACAGCCATCTGTGTGATGATTGTTGTGTTAAAGCGGCTTTCATTATATAGGGAAAGCAATGTAGGAATATCCAGCTTCTTCGGGCAATGGGAGGTACAGTACCGGCAGCCAGTGCATGGAAGGATATCCAGCATACTATCTGCCACTTCCATCAGTGCCGTCATTTCTTGATCATCCAGAGGTTTTTCTTCGGCATATGTAGCCACATTTTCCTCCAGCTGATCCATATTTGACATGCCGGATAAGACCATGGTCACTCCGGGAACGGTCTGGAGAAAACGGAATGCCCAGGCTGGAATCCCCTCATCTGGACGGAGGTTCTTAAGTTTCTTGCTGTTTTCTTTTGAAAGCGCGGACAGTTTTCCTCCCCTAAGCGGCTCCATGACCCAGACCGGCATCTCATATTCATTGAGCAGTTCTACCTTCGCCTTGGCATCCTGAAGCTTCCAGTCAAGATAATTCAGCTGGATCTGGCAGAATTCCAGATGCTCTCCGTAAACATCCAAAAAGCGCTTTAACGTGTCATAGCGGCCATGGCAGGAAAATCCTAAATGTTTGATCCTTCCGGCCTTTTTCTGTTCTAAGAGATATTCCATGATGCCGTACTTTTCGTCCACATAGGGATCGATATTTTTTTCATAAACGTTGGGAAACAGATAAAAATCAAAATGCTCCACCCCGCATTTATTCAGCTGCTCTTCAAAAATGCTGTCCACTTTGTCCATATTTGACAAGTCATACCCTGGAAACTTGGTTGCCAGATAATAGCTTTCTCTCGGATAGGCACTCAGTACCTTACCTATCACAGTTTCTGACTGTCCGTCATGATAACCGTAAGCGGTATCAAAGTAATTAATCCCGTGTTTCAGGGCATAATCCACCATCTGTGCCGTCTGCTCCACATCGATCTGGGTATCCCCTCCACCTTTTATCAGCGGCAGTCTCATTGCTCCCAGCCCCAGTGCAGAAAGTTTAGTTCCTTTAAAATCTTTATAAATCATACAAATCCTCCTTGACTTCATCTCTAAATCCTCGTTGTGCTTGCTTCCTACTATTAAGAATACTCCTTGTAGTTAACTCCAAGTCAAGGGAAATTTGATCATTCTCATAAATTTGTTTACTATAACAGTTTTATTCTTTACTTACATGCTTTTCTTCAATATTTTAAGCACATCCTCCTGTGACAGAACTTTATATCCACCTTCCATGATCAAGGTCGCTTTTACTAAACCATCCATCATGTCTTCCGTTACACCAAGTTTTTTTAAGTTCATGATCAGGCCAAGTTCTTTCATCCATGCCTCCATGGCATCTAATCCTTCCCCAGCTATTTCTTCTTCTGTTTTTCCTTGTGTGCTGATGTCCCACACATTTTCTGCAAAACGTCTGAATTTGGCAAGTCCATATGGCATGATATGCCGGTAATATGGCAGAGACACTGCCGCAAGTGTCATTCCATGCGTTGCGTCTGTATAAGCTCCCACAGCCTGGCCAAGCATATGTACCATCCAGTCTGTAGATTTGCCCATCGCCACTAATGTATTTAATGCCCACGTTGCAGTCCACATAATGTTGCTTCTGGCTTCATAATTTTCGGGATCTTTGACTGCAATTCTGGAACTATGGATCAAAGATCTCATCAAACCTTCCATAATGTAATCTGATGTACTATCATCCTCTCCTGAAAAATATTGTTCTGTAATATGATTTAAGATGTCATAAAAGCCAGCCACCATCTGGTACTTAGGCAAAGAAAATGTAAAAGCCGGATTTAAAATTGAGAATTTAGGGAATACCCTGTCTCCGAAAATATGGCCGATTTTCAGCTTGCTGTCATGGTTTGTGATGACAGCACCGCCGTTCATCTCCGAGCCCGTGCCAACCATGGTAAGTACGCAGCCCACAGGGATGATCTCTGTACCTGCATCTACATCTTCAAATTTCATATAATATT
Coding sequences within:
- a CDS encoding iron-containing alcohol dehydrogenase, with the protein product MLGNFIYSNPTKLYFGEDSLNYLNEELPKYGKNVQLVYGGGSIKKNGIYDKVVEILKANNKEIIEDGGIMPNPTVEKLYEGVKLAREGNADLILAVGGGSCCDYAKAVSVSVHCKEDPWEKYYMKFEDVDAGTEIIPVGCVLTMVGTGSEMNGGAVITNHDSKLKIGHIFGDRVFPKFSILNPAFTFSLPKYQMVAGFYDILNHITEQYFSGEDDSTSDYIMEGLMRSLIHSSRIAVKDPENYEARSNIMWTATWALNTLVAMGKSTDWMVHMLGQAVGAYTDATHGMTLAAVSLPYYRHIMPYGLAKFRRFAENVWDISTQGKTEEEIAGEGLDAMEAWMKELGLIMNLKKLGVTEDMMDGLVKATLIMEGGYKVLSQEDVLKILKKSM
- a CDS encoding aldo/keto reductase: MIYKDFKGTKLSALGLGAMRLPLIKGGGDTQIDVEQTAQMVDYALKHGINYFDTAYGYHDGQSETVIGKVLSAYPRESYYLATKFPGYDLSNMDKVDSIFEEQLNKCGVEHFDFYLFPNVYEKNIDPYVDEKYGIMEYLLEQKKAGRIKHLGFSCHGRYDTLKRFLDVYGEHLEFCQIQLNYLDWKLQDAKAKVELLNEYEMPVWVMEPLRGGKLSALSKENSKKLKNLRPDEGIPAWAFRFLQTVPGVTMVLSGMSNMDQLEENVATYAEEKPLDDQEMTALMEVADSMLDILPCTGCRYCTSHCPKKLDIPTLLSLYNESRFNTTIITQMAVEALPEEKRPDACIGCRGCEAVCPQQLKISEAMADFTEKLKQPAGL
- a CDS encoding LysR family transcriptional regulator: MELRVLTYFLMVAREENITKAANLLHVTQPTLSRQLMQLEEELGVKLFERSSHKIMLTEEGMLLKRRAQELVSLAEKTKQELSDKGQLSGDIAIGCGEIHSMGCFSEFLVSFRDKYPLIHYEIYSGNADNIKDRIERGLLDLGLLLEPVDIGKYGFIRMSQKEQWGVLVRKDSPLAHKKEIHPEDLVGIPLLSTKRELVQNELSNWFGEYADQIEVAA